From the genome of bacterium, one region includes:
- the folD gene encoding bifunctional methylenetetrahydrofolate dehydrogenase/methenyltetrahydrofolate cyclohydrolase FolD, translated as MSAKIIDGKAISQQIQQELTQEIAELTQSGIRPGLATILVGENPASQVYVRNKTTACEKVGIYSKQHTLPENTSGEELLELIEDLNNDPKIHGILTQLPLPGQIDESRVLNAISPAKDVDGFHPVNIGRMVTVKDFEDMKTQKLFLPCTPAGIIELLDRSNIELKGAKAVVIGRSNIVGKPVALLLLSKNATVTICHSRTKDLPAVVREADVVIAAIGRPKFVTSDMVKPGAAVIDVGINRTPEGLVGDVDFDEVSKIAGAITPVPGGVGPMTITMLLANTVKSAKLTINNY; from the coding sequence ATGTCAGCTAAGATCATTGATGGCAAAGCTATCTCCCAGCAGATTCAACAGGAGCTAACTCAAGAGATAGCTGAACTGACTCAATCCGGAATTAGACCCGGGCTGGCCACTATATTAGTGGGGGAGAACCCGGCTTCTCAGGTATACGTTCGGAATAAGACTACGGCCTGTGAGAAGGTGGGTATTTATTCCAAACAGCATACCTTACCTGAAAATACCTCTGGGGAAGAATTACTGGAACTGATCGAAGACCTAAATAATGATCCGAAGATCCACGGTATTTTGACCCAGTTGCCGCTTCCCGGGCAAATAGATGAATCCCGGGTTTTGAATGCCATCTCTCCGGCTAAGGATGTTGATGGATTCCATCCTGTCAATATCGGCCGGATGGTAACGGTGAAAGATTTTGAGGATATGAAAACTCAAAAGCTCTTCCTTCCCTGTACGCCGGCAGGGATCATTGAGCTTCTTGACCGGAGTAATATCGAACTAAAAGGAGCTAAGGCAGTAGTAATCGGGAGAAGTAATATTGTCGGCAAACCGGTTGCCCTACTGCTTTTGTCCAAGAATGCCACCGTGACTATCTGTCATTCACGAACGAAGGATCTGCCGGCGGTGGTTAGGGAGGCTGATGTGGTAATAGCGGCTATTGGCCGGCCCAAATTTGTCACGTCTGATATGGTTAAACCTGGAGCGGCCGTTATCGATGTAGGGATTAATCGGACTCCTGAGGGATTGGTAGGTGATGTTGATTTTGATGAAGTAAGTAAAATCGCCGGAGCCATTACTCCGGTTCCAGGTGGTGTGGGACCAATGACCATCACTATGCTTTTGGCCAATACGGTCAAATCCGCTAAATTAACAATTAACAATTATTAA